A genomic stretch from Nocardia wallacei includes:
- a CDS encoding ABC transporter substrate-binding protein produces the protein MKYRRARFTAVAAVLALVAAGCSLEQAASGDTVKVVVGYQSKTINTVTAGTLLRAKGFLEQRLSKLTADGGTKYQVEWQDYDTGAPITAQMVAEKIDIGSMGDYPLLINGSRTQPNERSRTEFVSVTGYQPRGSLNMIVVNKDSPVRSLQDLAGKKVSSSVGSASDGLLRQALSRSGIDPKSGVEVLNQQPQIGASALESGQVQALSQFVAWPGLLVFQDKAKLLFDGAELNVPTFHGVVARRDYSNRHPEVLDAFLQAQLDATDFLHQRPLEAAKLVADGSGLPQEVVYLYNGPGGTSFDTPLKPQLIQAFKGDVPYLKSIGDFADLDIDGFVDDGPLRKVFADRGLDYNAAVGNFANPAPISGTDPVANRPATDPALASELWLDGLDTTQPAADPTALLRAVKQARAQGRKVRAAYIPDAELGTRWFADKALWVRTGDTYLPFTTPAAAQRYLTAHPGSTQLSYEQAVGEVRP, from the coding sequence ATGAAGTACCGTCGTGCCCGATTCACCGCGGTGGCCGCCGTGCTGGCGCTCGTCGCCGCGGGTTGCTCGCTGGAGCAAGCCGCCTCCGGCGACACCGTCAAGGTGGTCGTCGGCTATCAATCCAAGACCATCAACACCGTCACCGCCGGAACTCTGTTGCGCGCCAAGGGTTTCCTGGAGCAGCGCCTGTCGAAGCTCACCGCGGACGGCGGGACGAAATATCAGGTGGAGTGGCAGGACTACGACACCGGCGCCCCGATCACCGCGCAGATGGTGGCGGAGAAGATCGATATCGGCTCGATGGGCGACTATCCGCTGCTGATCAACGGCTCGCGGACGCAGCCCAACGAACGGTCCCGCACCGAATTCGTCTCGGTGACGGGCTACCAGCCGCGCGGCTCGCTGAACATGATCGTGGTGAACAAGGATTCGCCCGTGCGATCGCTGCAGGACCTGGCCGGGAAGAAGGTGTCGTCGAGTGTCGGCTCGGCCAGCGACGGCCTGCTGCGACAGGCGTTGAGCCGCAGCGGGATCGACCCGAAATCGGGCGTCGAGGTGCTCAACCAGCAACCGCAGATCGGTGCCTCGGCACTGGAATCCGGTCAGGTGCAGGCGCTTTCGCAGTTCGTGGCGTGGCCGGGCCTGCTCGTCTTCCAGGACAAGGCGAAGCTGCTGTTCGACGGCGCGGAGCTGAACGTGCCCACCTTCCACGGCGTGGTAGCCCGCCGCGACTATTCGAACCGGCATCCCGAGGTGCTCGACGCCTTCCTCCAGGCCCAGCTGGACGCCACCGACTTCCTGCACCAGCGTCCCCTGGAAGCGGCGAAGCTGGTGGCCGACGGCTCGGGGCTGCCGCAGGAGGTCGTGTACCTCTACAACGGCCCCGGTGGCACCTCGTTCGATACGCCGCTCAAACCGCAGCTCATTCAGGCGTTCAAAGGCGATGTGCCGTATCTGAAGTCGATCGGTGACTTCGCCGACCTGGACATCGACGGCTTCGTCGACGACGGGCCGCTGCGGAAGGTCTTCGCCGATCGCGGTCTCGACTACAACGCGGCGGTCGGCAATTTCGCCAACCCCGCGCCGATCTCGGGGACCGACCCGGTGGCGAACCGTCCCGCCACCGATCCGGCGCTGGCGAGTGAGCTGTGGCTGGACGGCCTCGACACCACGCAACCGGCCGCCGACCCGACCGCCCTGCTGCGCGCGGTGAAACAGGCTCGCGCACAGGGCAGGAAGGTGCGCGCGGCCTACATCCCGGATGCCGAACTGGGCACCCGCTGGTTCGCCGACAAGGCCCTGTGGGTCCGCACCGGCGACACCTACCTGCCCTTCACGACACCGGCCGCCGCACAGCGCTACCTCACCGCGCACCCCGGCAGCACACAGCTGTCCTACGAGCAGGCCGTCGGCGAGGTGCGGCCATGA
- a CDS encoding ABC transporter permease, whose amino-acid sequence MTVPAGVTRWRARTVRVLSVVAAIVVWQLLTANDIRLWVRFDTLPTVTQILDALRRQLGTETYWLDLGQSLIRILSGFALAAALGVGTGVALGRSRVFSNIVGPLTELARPIPAIAIVPVAILLFPTDEAGIVFITFLAAFFPIMVSTRHAVRALPTIWEESLLTQGGTRWDVLARVVLPGSLPGVFSGLSVGIGVAWICVVSAEMISGRLGVGYRTWQAYTIVDYPAVFVGIITIGVLGFGTSAAVELLGRRCTRWLPRVSEGAK is encoded by the coding sequence ATGACGGTTCCCGCCGGGGTAACGCGCTGGCGCGCGCGAACGGTTCGCGTGCTGTCGGTGGTCGCCGCCATCGTGGTGTGGCAACTGCTGACCGCCAACGACATTCGACTCTGGGTTCGGTTCGACACGCTGCCGACCGTGACCCAGATTCTCGACGCGCTGCGACGTCAGCTGGGCACCGAGACGTACTGGCTGGACCTCGGCCAGTCCCTCATCCGCATTCTCAGCGGCTTCGCGCTCGCCGCCGCGCTGGGCGTGGGTACCGGTGTGGCGCTGGGCCGTTCGCGCGTGTTCTCGAACATCGTCGGTCCGCTGACCGAGCTGGCCCGCCCGATTCCGGCCATCGCGATCGTGCCGGTGGCGATCCTGCTGTTCCCCACCGACGAGGCGGGTATCGTCTTCATCACCTTCCTCGCCGCCTTCTTCCCGATCATGGTCAGCACCCGGCACGCGGTGCGCGCGCTGCCCACCATCTGGGAGGAGTCCCTGCTGACCCAGGGCGGCACCCGCTGGGACGTGCTGGCGCGAGTCGTGCTGCCCGGCAGCCTGCCCGGTGTGTTCAGCGGACTGTCGGTCGGCATCGGAGTGGCGTGGATCTGCGTGGTCTCGGCCGAGATGATCTCGGGGCGGCTGGGTGTCGGCTACCGGACCTGGCAGGCGTACACCATCGTGGACTACCCGGCCGTGTTCGTCGGCATCATCACCATCGGCGTGCTCGGATTCGGGACCTCCGCCGCGGTGGAACTGCTCGGCCGCCGGTGCACCCGCTGGCTGCCCCGCGTCTCGGAGGGAGCGAAATGA
- a CDS encoding GntR family transcriptional regulator, with product MAGQTAKGDEVTPQPSRRADRARQVADVLRQQIHSGAFDRALPGEAELATEFDVSRNTVRDALALLKDEGLIERAPKVGTHVAQRKYDHGLDALRGLKETLREHGEVRNEVRAARRIAPPPAVARRLRLEPGEPAVYLERLRYLGDLPLSLDLTYLVPDIGDQVLARDLETNDIFALIEQLDGRPLGSADLVLEAITADAHSAATLQVPEGGALLLLERLTKLEDGRPVDLEYIRLRGDRITMRGSLVRPVDSPDWRLI from the coding sequence ATCGCAGGTCAAACGGCGAAAGGAGACGAGGTGACGCCGCAGCCATCGCGCCGCGCGGACCGCGCCCGTCAGGTCGCCGACGTACTGCGCCAGCAAATCCATTCCGGCGCCTTCGATCGCGCGCTGCCCGGCGAAGCGGAGCTGGCGACCGAATTCGACGTCTCCCGCAATACGGTCCGCGACGCCCTGGCCCTGCTCAAGGACGAGGGCCTGATCGAGCGGGCCCCCAAGGTGGGCACCCATGTGGCACAGCGCAAGTACGACCACGGCCTGGATGCACTGCGCGGCCTGAAGGAAACGCTGCGCGAGCACGGCGAGGTCCGCAACGAGGTGCGCGCCGCCCGCCGGATCGCCCCGCCGCCCGCGGTGGCGCGCCGGCTGCGGCTCGAGCCCGGCGAACCGGCGGTGTACCTCGAGCGGCTGCGCTACCTCGGCGACCTCCCGCTCAGCCTGGACCTGACCTACCTGGTACCCGACATCGGTGACCAGGTGCTCGCCCGCGATCTGGAGACCAACGACATCTTCGCGCTGATCGAGCAGCTCGACGGCCGCCCGCTCGGCTCGGCGGATCTGGTGCTGGAGGCCATCACCGCCGACGCCCATTCGGCGGCCACCCTGCAGGTCCCCGAGGGCGGCGCGTTGCTGCTGCTCGAACGGCTCACCAAGCTCGAGGACGGCCGTCCGGTCGATCTCGAGTACATCCGGCTGCGCGGTGATCGAATCACCATGCGCGGCAGCCTTGTTCGCCCCGTCGACAGCCCCGATTGGAGGTTGATCTGA
- a CDS encoding ROK family protein has protein sequence MTSPTLERQSAQTLSTRVAAPRPAVPPELRIADNPAAAVLRAATRGPIFRDSAAQTTGLSIATVNRQVSALLSAGLLRERADLTASGAVGRPRVPFEVDTDTYATLGVHIGATVTRIIAADLSGRILGGLEIATPQAGPEAALTIIARSAKAFLDRLPRRRPLWTGVALAGRVDPAAGVVDHPRLEWRAAPVAAVFSTVLDLPVSVSAHVEAMAAAELLLGPGEEQRPGSSLYVYARETAGVAVTLHDRVHTPTNGPGSIAHLPTGSDVECQCGRRGCLEATVGEAALLSRAERAGIVPKREAPRRPVIGDLYRAAESGSEPARELLLERAEILGHTAALVRDMFNPDRVVLGGQAFTGYRPGIDHVVRAFTQGTTLPPADLRISRFGGRVQEHAAAVTALSVFYADPLSAMRRSIRTTR, from the coding sequence ATGACGAGCCCCACCCTCGAGCGACAGTCCGCCCAGACTCTCTCCACCCGGGTCGCCGCACCCCGCCCGGCCGTCCCGCCCGAACTGCGCATCGCCGACAACCCGGCCGCCGCGGTGCTCCGGGCCGCCACCCGTGGCCCCATCTTCCGCGACAGCGCCGCGCAGACAACGGGTTTGAGCATAGCGACGGTGAATCGCCAAGTCTCCGCGCTGCTTTCGGCCGGACTGCTGCGGGAACGCGCCGACCTCACCGCCTCCGGCGCCGTCGGGCGGCCGCGGGTGCCGTTCGAGGTCGACACCGATACCTACGCCACCCTCGGTGTGCACATCGGCGCCACGGTGACCCGCATCATCGCCGCCGATCTGTCCGGGCGCATCCTCGGCGGGCTGGAGATCGCCACGCCGCAGGCCGGGCCGGAGGCCGCGCTCACCATCATCGCCCGCAGTGCCAAGGCGTTCCTGGATCGGCTGCCGCGGCGGCGGCCGCTGTGGACCGGTGTCGCGCTGGCCGGTCGGGTCGATCCGGCCGCCGGTGTGGTCGATCATCCGCGGCTGGAGTGGCGCGCCGCGCCGGTGGCGGCGGTGTTCAGTACCGTGCTCGACCTGCCGGTCTCGGTGTCGGCGCACGTCGAGGCCATGGCTGCCGCCGAATTGCTGCTCGGCCCCGGCGAGGAACAGCGGCCCGGCTCGAGTCTGTACGTGTACGCCCGGGAGACCGCGGGTGTCGCCGTGACCCTGCACGACCGGGTGCACACCCCGACCAACGGCCCCGGCTCCATCGCGCACCTGCCCACCGGCTCGGATGTGGAATGCCAGTGCGGCCGGCGTGGCTGCTTGGAGGCCACGGTCGGCGAGGCGGCGCTGCTGAGCCGTGCGGAGCGGGCGGGCATCGTGCCCAAGCGCGAGGCGCCGCGGCGCCCGGTGATCGGCGACCTGTACCGGGCCGCCGAGTCCGGGTCGGAGCCGGCGCGCGAGCTGCTGCTCGAGCGGGCCGAAATCCTCGGGCACACAGCGGCTCTCGTCCGCGACATGTTCAACCCGGACCGAGTGGTGCTGGGCGGCCAGGCCTTCACGGGCTACCGTCCCGGAATCGACCACGTCGTGCGGGCTTTCACCCAGGGCACCACACTCCCCCCGGCGGACCTCCGCATCAGCCGCTTCGGCGGCCGCGTCCAGGAACACGCCGCCGCCGTCACCGCCCTGAGCGTCTTCTACGCCGACCCCCTGTCCGCCATGCGCCGCAGCATCCGCACCACCCGCTGA
- a CDS encoding 4Fe-4S dicluster domain-containing protein → MALVGQRADVPVTIDESLCIQGCTLCVEICPLDSLAINPDNGKAYMHVDECWYCGPCAARCPTGAVTVNMPYLLR, encoded by the coding sequence ATGGCTCTGGTCGGTCAGCGCGCCGATGTCCCCGTGACGATCGATGAATCGCTGTGCATCCAGGGATGCACGCTGTGTGTGGAGATCTGCCCGCTCGACTCGCTGGCGATCAACCCCGACAACGGCAAGGCCTACATGCACGTCGACGAGTGCTGGTACTGCGGCCCGTGCGCGGCCCGCTGCCCCACCGGCGCCGTCACCGTGAACATGCCGTACCTGCTGCGCTGA
- a CDS encoding TetR/AcrR family transcriptional regulator, whose amino-acid sequence MADQLRADARSNRDQILAAAQLVFREQGVDVPMKEIADQAGVGVGTLYRRFPDRGALISAAAQAYTQALADLAAAAAKEEAGAWQALRRFLRECAELRLGATAAAIEPALHADIRADPNLTDIRASVAEQVARLTAQAQVDGELRTDVDAQDMARLMTLQIHVRPDESYEQAVRRTMDIVLDGLRAR is encoded by the coding sequence GTGGCCGATCAATTGCGGGCCGATGCGCGCAGTAATCGCGATCAGATTCTGGCGGCGGCGCAGCTCGTGTTCCGGGAACAGGGCGTGGATGTGCCGATGAAGGAGATCGCGGATCAGGCCGGGGTCGGGGTGGGCACGCTGTACCGGCGGTTTCCGGATCGTGGGGCGTTGATCAGCGCGGCGGCGCAGGCGTATACGCAGGCGCTGGCGGATCTCGCCGCCGCGGCGGCGAAGGAGGAGGCGGGTGCGTGGCAGGCGCTGCGCCGGTTTCTGCGCGAGTGCGCGGAGTTGCGGCTCGGCGCCACGGCCGCGGCGATCGAGCCCGCGCTGCACGCCGACATCAGGGCCGATCCGAACCTCACCGACATTCGCGCGAGCGTTGCCGAGCAGGTAGCCCGGCTCACGGCGCAGGCACAGGTCGACGGGGAACTGCGCACGGATGTGGATGCCCAGGACATGGCGCGGCTGATGACGCTGCAGATCCACGTGCGCCCGGACGAGTCCTACGAGCAGGCCGTGCGCCGGACGATGGACATCGTGCTCGACGGCCTGCGTGCCCGATAG
- a CDS encoding helix-turn-helix domain-containing protein, whose protein sequence is MTENSSTASGSTVPRRQLGRYLRDLRQQAGMTIAEVARLIRRGASSVQRLETGSNERIRLDDVEAICRVIGADETTTEALIGLAQQGNTKSWYHQYGDLIPASFDVYMGLESAAASMTSYLELVPGILQTPEYARALYRAGHPDESDNEIARRVELRIRRQILIKRKTSPVRINAILDETILRRRIGDRRIMSAQLRHLADLSTRENITIRILPHSAGVPLGELTGPFIILDSATEDDGVPLEPSVVYVESYRGALYYEEEVDVRAYRAAHEALGRVALTAQASRDLLRKTAREYARER, encoded by the coding sequence ATGACCGAAAACAGCTCCACCGCGTCCGGTTCCACAGTCCCCCGGCGCCAGCTCGGACGCTACTTGCGCGACCTGCGGCAACAGGCCGGTATGACCATCGCCGAGGTGGCTCGGCTCATTCGCCGGGGTGCGTCCTCGGTACAGCGTTTGGAGACCGGGTCGAACGAACGCATCCGTTTGGACGATGTCGAGGCCATCTGCCGTGTCATCGGGGCGGACGAGACGACCACGGAGGCATTGATAGGACTGGCGCAGCAGGGCAATACCAAGAGCTGGTACCACCAGTACGGGGATCTCATTCCCGCCAGTTTCGACGTCTACATGGGTTTGGAGTCGGCGGCCGCGTCGATGACTTCATACCTGGAGCTGGTACCCGGCATTCTCCAGACGCCCGAATACGCCCGCGCCCTGTATCGAGCCGGACACCCCGACGAATCGGACAACGAGATCGCACGGCGAGTCGAGTTGCGTATTCGGCGGCAGATCCTGATCAAACGCAAGACCAGTCCGGTGCGGATCAATGCGATTCTGGACGAAACCATCCTGCGCCGCAGAATCGGTGACCGACGGATCATGTCCGCCCAGCTGCGCCATCTCGCGGATCTGAGCACCCGGGAGAACATCACCATCAGGATCCTCCCGCACTCGGCCGGTGTACCTCTCGGCGAGCTGACCGGACCGTTCATCATTCTCGACTCCGCGACGGAAGATGACGGCGTGCCCCTCGAACCTTCGGTGGTGTACGTCGAGAGTTATCGGGGCGCTTTGTATTACGAAGAGGAAGTGGATGTCCGCGCTTATCGCGCCGCCCATGAGGCATTGGGGCGTGTAGCGTTGACGGCACAGGCCAGCAGGGATCTGCTCAGGAAGACGGCAAGGGAGTATGCGCGTGAGCGTTGA
- a CDS encoding ABC transporter ATP-binding protein — MSGDATGLRLDRIELGYAGAPVVRDLTLEIRPGEILVLTGPSGCGKSTVLRALAGLLPPHSGRVLSDDIEITGPSRDRAMVFQDNALLPWRTVRSNIELALKLRGEPRAGRRARAERWIEEVGLTGFGDYLPKSLSGGMRQRVQLARGLAGAPRAVLMDEPFGALDAPTRATMQRLLVDTWQAHPATVVFVTHDVDEALLLGDRIAVLGRAAQPLRALFDVPRPRETTVDRSAVRAEVLAALDYSGDFTASVR; from the coding sequence ATGAGCGGCGACGCGACGGGCCTGCGGCTGGACCGCATCGAGCTGGGTTATGCCGGTGCACCGGTCGTGCGGGACCTGACGCTCGAGATCCGGCCCGGCGAGATCCTGGTACTCACCGGTCCGTCCGGCTGCGGCAAGTCCACGGTGCTCCGGGCGCTGGCCGGACTGCTGCCACCGCACTCCGGGCGAGTGCTGTCCGACGACATCGAGATCACCGGACCGTCCCGCGACCGCGCGATGGTATTCCAGGACAACGCGTTACTGCCGTGGCGGACCGTGCGCTCCAATATCGAACTGGCGTTGAAGCTGCGCGGCGAGCCGCGGGCCGGTCGGCGGGCGCGCGCCGAACGTTGGATCGAAGAGGTCGGCCTCACCGGATTCGGCGACTACCTGCCCAAGAGCCTGTCCGGCGGCATGCGGCAGCGCGTGCAGCTGGCCCGCGGGCTGGCCGGGGCGCCGCGCGCGGTGCTGATGGACGAGCCGTTCGGCGCGCTCGACGCACCCACCCGGGCGACCATGCAGCGGTTGCTGGTTGACACCTGGCAGGCCCATCCGGCGACCGTCGTGTTCGTCACCCACGACGTGGACGAGGCGCTGCTGCTCGGCGACCGGATCGCCGTGCTCGGCCGGGCCGCGCAGCCGTTGCGGGCCTTGTTCGACGTGCCCCGCCCCCGCGAAACCACCGTCGACCGATCCGCCGTGCGCGCCGAAGTGCTCGCCGCCCTGGACTACTCGGGCGACTTCACCGCGTCCGTGCGTTGA
- a CDS encoding glyoxalase: protein MIHHVQVSSPPGSEARQRAFYTGILGWPELPKPAALAARGGCWFRIPGLGGPDGEIHIGIETDFRPARKAHPAFMVDIDTTAAALTAAGYPVLWADPTEIPGRRRFHTHDGVGNRLEFLAH, encoded by the coding sequence ATGATCCACCACGTCCAAGTCAGCAGTCCCCCAGGCAGCGAAGCCCGCCAGCGTGCCTTCTACACCGGCATACTCGGCTGGCCGGAACTCCCCAAACCAGCCGCACTGGCAGCCCGCGGCGGCTGCTGGTTCCGAATCCCCGGTCTCGGCGGCCCCGACGGCGAAATTCACATCGGCATCGAAACCGATTTCCGCCCAGCCCGAAAGGCCCACCCGGCATTCATGGTGGACATCGACACAACCGCCGCGGCGCTGACCGCAGCGGGCTATCCCGTCCTCTGGGCAGACCCGACCGAAATCCCCGGCCGCCGCCGCTTCCACACCCACGACGGCGTAGGCAACCGCCTCGAATTCCTGGCCCACTGA
- a CDS encoding DUF397 domain-containing protein: MRVSVDLSGARWFKSSRSGANQECVEVAFLDSDHIGLRDSKNPSGPALVFESAEWDAFVAGTAAGRFG, from the coding sequence ATGCGCGTGAGCGTTGATCTATCCGGTGCTCGCTGGTTCAAGAGCAGCCGAAGCGGAGCAAACCAGGAGTGCGTGGAAGTCGCATTCCTGGACAGCGACCATATCGGGCTCCGCGACTCCAAGAACCCGAGCGGGCCCGCGCTGGTTTTCGAGTCCGCCGAGTGGGACGCTTTCGTCGCGGGCACGGCGGCAGGCCGATTCGGCTGA
- a CDS encoding fumarate reductase/succinate dehydrogenase flavoprotein subunit: MNIPDLSETTRIDCDVLVIGGGTAGTMAALTAAEHGANVLLLEKAHVRHSGALAMGMDGVNNAVIPGKAEPEDYVAEITRANDGIVNQRTVYQTATRGFAMVQRLERYGVKFEKDAYGEYAVRRVHRSGSYVLPMPEGKDVKKALYRVLRQRKMRERIRIENRLMPVRVLTDGGRAVGAAALHTRTGEFVAVGAKAVILATGACGRLGLPASGYLYGTYENPTNAGDGYAMAYHAGAELSGIECFQINPLIKDYNGPACAYVANPFGGYQVNARGERFVDSDYWSGQMMAEVKREIESARGPIYLKVTHLPDETLTALEGILHTTERPTRGTFHANRGHDYRTHDIEMHISEIGLCSGHSASGVWVDEHARTTVPGLYAAGDLACVPHNYMIGAFVYGDLAGEHAASTLAELPAPRDLPADQLADAHELVYRPLRSPDGPPQPQVEYKLRRFVNDYVAPPKTATKLSLAVETFERMHRDLAEMGGTTPHELMRCAEVSFIRDCAEMAARSSLTRTESRWGLYHERADLPQRDDTEWRYHLNLRKGANGMEFLKRPVAPYFIPVPEFATVPSTGAVEPVTQPAIVTGPPQVHTPPARVSHRSTDSSTDDAKDVAAPRIASLLALDAPTVGELTPYLTDPEPQVRATALAVLTEETPDGFADPLIAALGDPDQGVRAAAVSGLRELVELLPATTETPPPGPGRADSHGTGSAASPRSAAARPRPDTAGAGRGLAAFADSPDPSVRAAVIDVLRALRSGDPDLFGKAVVDPDYRVRIEGVHALVSVDDWPALATAAHDENREVRIAAAKGLATVGRGGSDTVRALAADRDPLVRAAALAALAALGDADDTATLTAALDDSAWQVREGAARGCAALTPEAAAHTLAPTLTDPHPDVRKAAVLTLSTWPTHPAIRETLTPALSDTDADVRAYARRTLDLPPASVAT; encoded by the coding sequence ATGAATATCCCCGACCTGTCCGAAACCACCCGCATCGACTGCGATGTACTGGTGATCGGCGGCGGCACGGCCGGCACCATGGCCGCGCTGACCGCCGCCGAGCACGGCGCGAACGTGCTGCTGCTGGAGAAGGCGCACGTGCGGCACTCCGGTGCGCTGGCGATGGGCATGGACGGGGTCAACAACGCCGTCATCCCGGGCAAGGCCGAACCGGAGGACTACGTCGCCGAGATCACCCGGGCCAACGACGGAATCGTCAACCAGCGCACCGTCTATCAGACCGCGACCCGCGGCTTCGCGATGGTGCAGCGGCTGGAGCGGTACGGCGTGAAGTTCGAGAAGGACGCCTATGGCGAGTACGCGGTGCGCCGGGTGCATCGGTCCGGCTCCTACGTACTGCCGATGCCCGAGGGCAAGGACGTCAAGAAGGCGCTGTATCGCGTGCTGCGGCAACGGAAGATGCGCGAGCGGATCCGCATCGAGAACCGGCTCATGCCGGTGCGGGTGCTCACCGACGGCGGCCGTGCGGTCGGCGCGGCCGCATTGCACACGCGCACGGGCGAATTCGTTGCCGTCGGCGCGAAGGCGGTGATTCTGGCGACCGGTGCGTGCGGACGGCTCGGGCTTCCCGCGTCCGGATATCTGTACGGCACCTACGAGAATCCGACGAACGCCGGTGACGGCTACGCCATGGCCTATCACGCGGGCGCGGAGCTGTCGGGCATCGAATGCTTTCAGATCAACCCGCTGATCAAGGATTACAACGGTCCGGCGTGCGCGTATGTGGCCAACCCGTTCGGCGGCTATCAGGTCAATGCGCGGGGCGAGCGGTTCGTCGACTCCGATTACTGGTCCGGGCAGATGATGGCCGAGGTGAAGCGGGAGATCGAATCCGCCCGGGGGCCCATTTATCTGAAGGTGACGCATCTGCCGGACGAGACGCTGACCGCGCTGGAAGGCATTCTGCACACCACCGAGCGGCCTACCCGCGGCACCTTTCACGCCAATCGCGGGCACGACTACCGCACCCACGACATCGAGATGCACATCTCCGAGATCGGCTTGTGCAGCGGGCATTCCGCCTCCGGCGTCTGGGTGGACGAACACGCGCGCACGACGGTGCCCGGCCTGTACGCGGCGGGTGACCTCGCCTGCGTACCGCACAACTACATGATCGGGGCGTTCGTCTACGGTGATCTGGCCGGGGAGCACGCCGCCTCCACACTCGCCGAACTACCTGCCCCGCGAGATCTTCCGGCCGACCAGCTCGCCGACGCGCACGAACTCGTCTACCGGCCGCTGCGCAGCCCGGACGGCCCGCCGCAGCCGCAGGTGGAGTACAAACTGCGCCGTTTCGTCAACGACTATGTCGCGCCGCCGAAGACGGCGACCAAGCTGTCGCTGGCGGTCGAGACCTTCGAGCGGATGCACCGCGACCTCGCCGAAATGGGCGGTACCACACCGCACGAGCTGATGCGCTGCGCCGAGGTGAGCTTCATCCGCGACTGCGCGGAGATGGCGGCCCGCTCCTCCCTCACCCGCACCGAATCGCGCTGGGGCCTGTACCACGAGCGCGCCGACCTGCCGCAGCGCGACGACACGGAATGGCGCTACCACCTCAACCTGCGCAAGGGCGCGAACGGGATGGAATTCCTGAAGCGGCCTGTCGCACCGTATTTCATTCCGGTGCCGGAGTTCGCGACCGTGCCGTCCACGGGGGCCGTCGAACCGGTCACTCAACCTGCGATCGTGACGGGGCCACCACAGGTCCACACGCCCCCTGCGCGGGTGTCGCACCGCTCCACAGACTCGTCCACCGATGACGCGAAAGACGTTGCGGCGCCGCGTATTGCCAGCCTCCTCGCGCTGGACGCGCCGACAGTGGGAGAGTTGACGCCCTATCTGACCGATCCCGAACCGCAGGTGCGTGCCACCGCGCTCGCGGTCCTGACCGAGGAAACCCCCGACGGCTTCGCCGACCCCTTGATCGCCGCCCTCGGTGACCCGGACCAGGGAGTCCGCGCAGCAGCGGTCTCCGGACTCCGCGAACTGGTCGAGCTCCTCCCGGCCACCACCGAGACCCCACCGCCCGGTCCGGGCCGGGCCGACAGCCACGGCACGGGTTCGGCAGCAAGCCCTCGCTCGGCAGCAGCGCGCCCCCGGCCGGATACTGCGGGGGCCGGGCGTGGGCTGGCCGCGTTCGCCGACTCACCCGATCCCTCGGTGCGCGCGGCGGTCATCGATGTGCTGCGGGCGCTGCGGTCCGGAGATCCCGACCTGTTCGGCAAGGCGGTGGTCGATCCGGACTACCGCGTGCGGATCGAAGGCGTGCACGCACTGGTATCAGTGGACGACTGGCCCGCCCTGGCCACCGCCGCCCACGACGAGAACCGCGAGGTGCGCATCGCCGCCGCCAAGGGCCTCGCCACCGTCGGCCGCGGCGGTTCGGACACGGTCCGCGCCCTCGCCGCCGACCGCGACCCGCTGGTCCGCGCCGCGGCACTGGCTGCCCTCGCAGCACTCGGCGACGCCGACGACACCGCCACTCTCACTGCCGCACTGGACGATTCGGCCTGGCAGGTCCGCGAAGGCGCGGCCCGCGGTTGCGCGGCCCTCACCCCCGAAGCCGCCGCCCACACCCTCGCCCCCACCCTCACCGACCCCCACCCCGACGTCCGCAAGGCCGCCGTCCTCACCCTCAGCACCTGGCCCACCCACCCCGCAATCCGCGAAACCCTCACCCCCGCCCTCTCCGACACCGACGCCGACGTCCGCGCCTACGCCCGCCGCACCCTCGACCTTCCTCCGGCTAGTGTCGCGACATGA